CTTTGTGGTCGCCATCCGGGAATGCCAGCCGGATATTTTAGCCATGTCTGCCCTGCTGACCACCACCATCGGCGAGATTCGCAATGTGATCCAGGAGGTGACTGACGAAGGCCTCCGGGACAAGGTGAAGATCATTGTGGGCGGCGGGCCCGTCACCCAGGACTTTGCCGACGAGGTGGGCGCCAACGGCTACGGCAAGGATATCTTTGGGGCCATCGACACGGTCAACCATATTCTTGGCAGGGGCAGCGGCTATTTTGGGACAAGTGAGGTGTGAGAAATGTGTGAAAAAAAGCCGGATATCATCCTGTTTACGGGGTTTTTAGGCTCAGGAAAGACAACCATGCTGCTTAAGACAATCAAACTGCTGGCGGCGGAAAATAAAAAGTGCGCCATCATCGTCAACGAGATCGGCGAGGTGGGCATCGACAACCGGCAGATGCGCAAGCTGGGCTATGACGTGCTCGATCTCTTCGGCGGCTGTGTGTGCTGCACGCTCAAGGTGACATTGGAGGCCACCATCAACCATTTGCTGACAGAATACGACGGCCTTGACTATATCCTGTTTGAGCCGTCCGGCATGGCCGATCCGGCCTCCATGTACCCGTCCATGGAAAACTGCGGGTACACGCCCGAGGATATCCGCAATGTGTTTATCTTTGACCCGCTGCGGGTAGATCTGTACCGCGTGCGGCTGAACAGCCTGCTCAGGAGTTCCCTGGGGCTGGCCCGGGCGGTGGTGATCAACAAGATTGATGAGGCCCCCGAGTGCGCTGTGCGCGAGGCGGAGGGCATGGTCCGGGAGCTTGAGGACAGGCTGCCGGTCTTTAAAATGGATGTCAGCACTGGGCTGACACCGGCATTCAAGACATATTTAGTCCGTTAGGCAGGAGAAAATAATGTATCAAAATGAATTTATTCCAGCGGTTTTCAAGCTTCAGTTTAAATCCGACGGCCCTATGACGCCAGAGGATTGGGAGGAAATGATCGGCAGCCTGATGGGCGTGTACGCTAAGCGCATCTCTGAAAAGGAAAAGACCT
The DNA window shown above is from Eubacterium limosum and carries:
- a CDS encoding GTP-binding protein: MCEKKPDIILFTGFLGSGKTTMLLKTIKLLAAENKKCAIIVNEIGEVGIDNRQMRKLGYDVLDLFGGCVCCTLKVTLEATINHLLTEYDGLDYILFEPSGMADPASMYPSMENCGYTPEDIRNVFIFDPLRVDLYRVRLNSLLRSSLGLARAVVINKIDEAPECAVREAEGMVRELEDRLPVFKMDVSTGLTPAFKTYLVR